The Bacteroides sp. genome has a window encoding:
- a CDS encoding YebC/PmpR family DNA-binding transcriptional regulator produces MSGHSKWSTIKRKKGALDAKRSKIFSKIIKEITVAVKEGGPDPEGNPRLRLAISNAKGANMPKDNVQRAITKASDKNASSFTEVTYEGYANYGVAVYVECLTDNLQRTVANVRSYFNKHNGKLETNGALSFQFDRKGVFTVPMSGLDEDEFMMEVIDAGAEEVETEDNFFTIYTAMEDFGSMMKKLEEMNIEAENAELQRIPKTTVKLEKEQAQKVMKLIEMFEDDDDVQNVFHNLELTDEMMEDM; encoded by the coding sequence ATGTCAGGTCACAGTAAATGGTCAACCATCAAACGCAAGAAAGGCGCACTCGACGCCAAGCGCTCGAAGATCTTTTCGAAGATCATCAAGGAAATCACCGTTGCCGTAAAGGAAGGTGGTCCTGACCCGGAAGGCAACCCCCGCCTGAGGCTGGCCATATCCAACGCCAAGGGCGCCAACATGCCCAAGGACAATGTACAGCGTGCCATCACCAAAGCCAGCGACAAGAATGCCAGCAGCTTTACTGAAGTGACCTACGAGGGCTATGCCAATTACGGGGTAGCCGTTTATGTGGAATGCCTGACCGACAACCTGCAGCGCACCGTGGCCAATGTCCGCTCATACTTCAATAAACACAACGGCAAACTCGAAACCAATGGCGCCCTGAGCTTTCAGTTCGACCGCAAGGGCGTGTTTACCGTCCCCATGAGCGGGCTCGATGAAGATGAGTTTATGATGGAAGTGATCGATGCAGGCGCCGAAGAGGTGGAGACCGAAGATAACTTTTTCACCATCTACACGGCCATGGAAGACTTTGGCAGTATGATGAAAAAGCTTGAAGAGATGAATATTGAAGCCGAGAACGCGGAGCTGCAACGCATCCCGAAAACCACCGTTAAACTTGAAAAAGAACAGGCACAGAAAGTGATGAAACTCATTGAAATGTTTGAGGATGACGACGATGTCCAGAACGTGTTCCACAACCTTGAGCTCACCGACGAAATGATGGAGGATATGTAA
- a CDS encoding acetate kinase, giving the protein MKILVLNCGSSSIKYQFINMANNAELLAKGLLDRIGLKDSELKHQPKGKETYMVIKNVPDHEVGINLILKALLDPDHGVIETVDDIFAVGHRVAHGGENFSASALITDEVMKNIEDVIELAPLHNPANLKGIVSMKKLLPQVPMVAVFDTAFHQTIPQHAYMYGLPYELYEEDKIRRYGFHGTSHKYVFQRACDALFMRQDNVRAITCHLGNGASVAAIKNGKSVDTSMGLTPVEGLIMGTRSGDLDLGALLYIMKKKDLSIDEANNLINKKSGVLGISGISYDMRDIENAAWNENHKRAQLALEMYIYRIKKYIGAYAAAMGGVDLIIFTGGVGENGPETREAVCKGLEFLGVNFDPERNTGIRGKLELISRHDSPVKVMVVPTNEELVIAHDTLKIVAFKNNNNQEI; this is encoded by the coding sequence ATGAAAATATTAGTGCTAAACTGCGGGAGTTCCTCCATCAAGTACCAGTTCATCAACATGGCTAACAATGCCGAACTGCTGGCTAAAGGGCTCCTTGACCGTATTGGTCTGAAAGACAGTGAGCTGAAGCATCAGCCCAAGGGCAAGGAAACCTATATGGTAATTAAAAACGTGCCAGATCACGAAGTAGGGATCAACCTGATCCTGAAAGCCCTGCTCGATCCCGATCATGGTGTGATCGAAACCGTTGATGACATCTTTGCCGTTGGGCACCGTGTAGCCCACGGGGGCGAAAACTTCAGCGCCAGCGCGCTGATCACCGATGAGGTGATGAAAAACATTGAAGATGTCATTGAGCTTGCCCCGCTCCACAACCCCGCCAACCTCAAGGGGATTGTTTCGATGAAGAAACTCCTGCCCCAGGTGCCAATGGTAGCTGTGTTCGATACCGCTTTCCACCAGACCATCCCGCAGCACGCCTATATGTACGGCCTGCCCTACGAACTTTATGAGGAAGACAAGATCCGCCGCTATGGGTTCCACGGCACCAGCCACAAATACGTGTTCCAGCGTGCCTGCGATGCCCTGTTTATGCGTCAGGACAATGTCAGGGCCATTACCTGCCACTTAGGAAACGGTGCCTCGGTGGCCGCCATCAAGAATGGCAAATCGGTAGATACCTCTATGGGCCTTACCCCCGTGGAAGGCCTCATTATGGGCACCCGCTCCGGCGACCTCGACCTGGGGGCCCTGCTTTATATTATGAAGAAAAAAGACCTCAGCATTGATGAGGCCAACAACCTGATCAACAAGAAAAGTGGTGTCCTGGGAATCAGCGGCATCTCCTACGATATGCGCGACATTGAAAACGCAGCCTGGAATGAGAACCACAAGCGCGCCCAGCTGGCCCTTGAAATGTATATTTACCGCATTAAGAAATATATCGGGGCTTATGCAGCTGCCATGGGTGGTGTCGATCTGATCATCTTTACCGGTGGCGTTGGTGAGAATGGCCCCGAAACCCGCGAAGCCGTGTGCAAAGGCCTGGAGTTCCTTGGTGTGAACTTCGACCCCGAGCGTAATACCGGCATCCGTGGCAAGCTTGAACTCATCTCACGCCACGATTCACCCGTGAAGGTGATGGTGGTGCCTACCAACGAAGAACTTGTCATCGCTCACGATACCCTTAAGATCGTAGCTTTCAAGAACAATAACAACCAGGAAATTTAA
- the pta gene encoding phosphate acetyltransferase, producing the protein MQLLESIKQKAKKENKIIVLPEGTEERTLKAANIILEEGIARIILLGNREEILRLAKKESLGSIEKANIIDPVTWDRRDFFADMLVEIRKNKGLTREEAYQLVADPLYLATLLIKNGEADGEVAGAANSTGNVLRPAFQVVKTLPGISVVSGAFIMIMKEEKWGENGIMVFADCAVHPDPTAAELAQIAVTTAKTTRAIVGIEPRVAMLSFSTKGSASHPMCDKVIEATKLAQEMDPDLKIDGELQADAAIVEAIGQSKAPGSPIAGKANVLVFPTLEVGNIAYKLVQRLAGAEAVGPVLQGMAAPINDLSRGCSVDDIVNLVAITVNQAAGK; encoded by the coding sequence ATGCAATTACTCGAATCTATCAAGCAAAAAGCCAAAAAGGAAAATAAAATCATTGTTTTGCCCGAAGGCACTGAAGAACGTACCCTGAAAGCAGCCAATATCATACTTGAAGAAGGCATTGCCCGCATCATTCTACTGGGCAACCGCGAGGAGATCCTTCGCCTGGCCAAAAAGGAAAGCCTTGGTTCGATTGAAAAGGCCAATATTATCGATCCGGTTACCTGGGACCGCAGGGACTTTTTTGCCGATATGCTTGTTGAGATTCGTAAAAATAAGGGCCTGACCCGTGAGGAAGCTTACCAACTGGTTGCCGACCCCCTTTACTTGGCCACCCTGCTAATCAAGAACGGGGAGGCCGATGGCGAAGTGGCCGGGGCAGCCAATTCTACCGGCAACGTATTGCGCCCCGCCTTCCAGGTGGTAAAGACCCTGCCTGGCATCAGTGTCGTATCGGGAGCCTTTATTATGATTATGAAAGAAGAAAAATGGGGCGAGAATGGCATCATGGTCTTTGCCGACTGTGCCGTCCATCCCGATCCCACTGCAGCTGAACTGGCACAGATTGCCGTGACCACCGCAAAGACAACCCGTGCCATCGTTGGCATAGAACCCCGCGTAGCCATGCTGAGCTTCTCTACCAAGGGCAGCGCCAGCCACCCGATGTGCGACAAGGTGATCGAAGCCACGAAATTGGCCCAGGAAATGGACCCCGATCTGAAGATCGACGGCGAACTGCAAGCCGATGCCGCCATTGTGGAAGCCATCGGCCAAAGCAAGGCCCCCGGCAGCCCCATTGCCGGCAAAGCCAATGTGCTGGTATTCCCCACGCTCGAGGTGGGCAACATTGCCTACAAACTGGTGCAGCGCCTGGCAGGCGCCGAGGCCGTGGGGCCTGTGCTCCAAGGGATGGCAGCACCCATCAATGACCTCTCCAGGGGATGCTCGGTCGATGATATCGTCAACCTGGTGGCCATCACCGTTAACCAGGCCGCAGGCAAATAA
- a CDS encoding DUF4271 domain-containing protein, with protein sequence MQADRNSISRLFFFLALLPLSLALQAMPALPALVFSFPDTFPAFENSSWLKEAGAETDSTEAMTVTSTSSYYGSQHLLTAGTIRPEPLKERADLDWILWVVIASTGAIALAHLLFPSRTRQFFRATLGGRHFSQMERDGGFFDETPFWLMFFNYLLMLSLLIYLTIQQLGTGSIPGSLHEGVIFLLVLGLLIVYYPLKRMFTSFLAWVFRTQPTNEAYIKNLFLFNNLAGILILPFVVYLAYTPSLTGLYLVWGLLVLLNLGKGFRGAAIGFQQPGFSVYYLILYLCAIELAPLLILAKAATNVLYPL encoded by the coding sequence ATGCAAGCTGACAGGAACTCCATAAGCCGCCTCTTTTTCTTCCTGGCTTTGCTTCCCCTGAGCCTCGCCCTGCAGGCCATGCCAGCCTTGCCGGCACTGGTTTTTTCGTTTCCCGATACTTTTCCTGCTTTTGAAAACAGCTCCTGGCTAAAAGAAGCTGGAGCGGAAACTGATTCGACGGAAGCAATGACCGTGACCAGCACTTCGTCCTATTACGGCAGTCAGCACTTGTTGACTGCCGGTACTATCCGACCTGAGCCGCTGAAAGAGCGGGCAGACCTGGACTGGATCCTATGGGTTGTAATTGCAAGCACGGGGGCTATCGCTTTAGCCCACCTGCTTTTCCCCTCACGCACGCGGCAGTTTTTCAGGGCGACCCTTGGCGGGCGACATTTCAGCCAAATGGAACGGGACGGCGGTTTCTTTGATGAGACCCCTTTCTGGCTTATGTTTTTCAATTATTTGCTGATGCTGTCACTGCTGATCTATCTAACCATCCAACAGCTTGGCACAGGCAGCATCCCCGGCAGCCTTCATGAAGGAGTGATTTTTCTGTTGGTGCTGGGGCTGCTAATCGTTTATTATCCCCTGAAAAGGATGTTTACAAGTTTCCTGGCGTGGGTATTCCGCACCCAACCCACCAATGAAGCCTACATCAAGAACCTCTTCCTGTTTAATAACCTGGCAGGCATCCTTATCCTGCCCTTTGTCGTGTATCTGGCTTACACCCCATCGCTTACCGGGCTTTACCTGGTTTGGGGCCTGCTGGTATTGCTTAACCTGGGCAAAGGATTTAGGGGGGCAGCCATCGGGTTTCAGCAACCCGGTTTTTCGGTGTATTACTTAATTTTGTACCTTTGTGCCATCGAATTGGCCCCCTTGCTGATCCTGGCCAAGGCTGCCACAAATGTTCTTTACCCCCTGTAA
- a CDS encoding uroporphyrinogen-III synthase, producing the protein MKIKHVLISQPAPEGEKSPYADLEKQFNLNLTFRKLIKVERISAKDFRKQRIHIPDFTALIFTSKHAVDHFFSLAEEMRVQVSENMKYFCTSEAIALYLQKYVQYRKRKIFFGKTQFNDLLDVIRKQKDEKYLFVCAENHQNDIPQLMDQYKVNFKFAPIYRTVPEDVSDLKINEFQMMIFFSPFGVASLKKNFPDYVQGETIIGAFGDATAQAVEEEGYTLHIKAPNEKCPSMAMAIGDFLQKNKK; encoded by the coding sequence TTGAAAATAAAACATGTTTTAATATCCCAGCCCGCCCCAGAAGGAGAAAAATCGCCCTATGCCGATCTGGAAAAACAATTTAACCTCAACCTGACCTTTCGCAAGCTTATTAAAGTGGAAAGGATCAGTGCCAAGGATTTCCGTAAGCAGCGCATTCACATTCCTGACTTTACTGCATTGATCTTCACCTCGAAGCATGCGGTGGATCATTTCTTCTCCCTGGCAGAGGAAATGCGGGTACAGGTCTCCGAGAACATGAAGTATTTCTGCACCTCAGAAGCTATTGCGCTTTACCTGCAAAAATACGTTCAATACCGCAAGCGTAAGATTTTTTTCGGCAAGACCCAATTTAATGACCTGCTCGATGTCATCCGGAAACAAAAGGATGAGAAATATCTCTTTGTGTGTGCCGAGAATCATCAGAATGACATCCCGCAACTGATGGACCAATATAAGGTGAACTTTAAGTTTGCCCCTATATACCGCACGGTTCCGGAAGATGTTTCTGATTTGAAAATTAATGAGTTTCAAATGATGATCTTTTTCAGTCCGTTTGGAGTGGCCTCGCTGAAGAAAAATTTTCCCGATTATGTTCAGGGAGAAACGATCATCGGTGCTTTTGGTGATGCTACAGCCCAGGCTGTTGAAGAGGAGGGCTACACCCTTCACATCAAGGCGCCCAACGAGAAATGTCCGTCGATGGCCATGGCCATTGGGGACTTTCTCCAGAAGAACAAAAAATAG
- a CDS encoding ribonuclease P protein component: MQTFRKSERLCTFRLKELLFNQGEGFFVYPFRIFFLFLDDYNLEPHFFKDNGVIFEGQAQPLPEHIARQNPTWPFRQLPSSALFTHPAKAMVSVSKKNYKKATERNLLKRRIKEAYRKNKQGFYTFLEDEKLLCLLAFVYTSREILPYSEIENKIILTLQKLQAEAEANKAASAPRE, translated from the coding sequence ATGCAAACCTTCAGGAAAAGCGAACGGCTCTGTACTTTCCGTCTCAAGGAACTGCTTTTCAACCAGGGAGAGGGCTTTTTCGTCTATCCCTTTCGCATTTTTTTCCTGTTTCTGGATGATTACAACCTGGAGCCACATTTCTTCAAGGACAACGGGGTGATTTTTGAAGGACAGGCCCAACCCCTTCCGGAGCATATCGCCAGGCAAAACCCCACCTGGCCTTTTCGCCAGTTGCCATCTTCGGCACTATTTACGCATCCTGCCAAAGCAATGGTTTCGGTTTCCAAAAAAAATTACAAGAAAGCCACCGAACGCAACCTCCTCAAAAGGCGAATAAAAGAAGCCTATCGGAAAAACAAACAGGGCTTTTATACGTTTCTTGAAGACGAGAAGCTTTTATGCCTGCTGGCCTTTGTGTATACTTCCCGTGAAATACTGCCTTACAGCGAAATAGAAAATAAAATCATCTTAACTTTGCAAAAATTACAAGCGGAGGCTGAAGCTAATAAGGCGGCCAGCGCTCCCCGGGAATGA
- the yidD gene encoding membrane protein insertion efficiency factor YidD — translation MAVLRFINKALIMLMVGLIKFYQGAISPYLPNSCRYTPTCSHYGVEAIRKHGPFKGGWLTLKRFLSCNPWGGSGYDPVP, via the coding sequence ATGGCTGTATTGAGATTTATAAATAAGGCGCTGATAATGCTTATGGTGGGCTTGATCAAATTCTACCAGGGAGCAATTTCGCCTTATCTGCCCAACAGTTGCCGTTATACGCCGACCTGCTCGCATTACGGGGTGGAAGCCATCAGGAAGCATGGCCCGTTTAAAGGGGGCTGGCTTACTCTGAAAAGGTTTTTGTCGTGCAACCCCTGGGGAGGCAGCGGCTACGATCCAGTGCCTTAA
- a CDS encoding S41 family peptidase, translating into MNLLKKFHKKTRTLLLILSLSGMAVVFTAFNSQNFEIAKNLDIFASLFREIVVNYVDDVNPSELMKTGIDEMLYSLDPYTNFIPESQIEDMRFMTTGQYGGIGALITTRGDYTIITEPYEGFPAYKAGLLPGDRILEISGQSAKGKSSEDVRELLKGQPGTTLSLLIERDGEPEPFLRDVIREVVTISNIPYYGMLDEKTGYIKLTGFTQHAGREVKEALNELKENNNIENIVLDLRGNGGGLLNEAVNITNLFVEKDELVVSTQGKIADRNTNHRTLNNPIDTEIPLVVLVDRGSASASEIVAGAIQDFDRGVILGQRTFGKGLVQNVIPLSYNTQLKVTVAKYYIPSGRCIQAIDYAQRNEDGSVALIPDSLKKAFNTRNGRVVYDGGGIEPDIAVDAQRLSNITFALASRFLIFDYANQFYREHESIPPADQFVITDEIFFEFVDFLSDKDYEYETRSERLLEELKEASAHEKYFSAIETEYKALQQKMMHNKEEDLITFREEITMLLKEEIASRYYYQKGRVLASLSQDQEIARALEILANGNGYQKILAVQQ; encoded by the coding sequence ATGAATCTGCTGAAGAAATTCCATAAGAAAACGAGAACCCTTTTACTGATTCTGAGCCTTTCGGGGATGGCCGTGGTTTTTACCGCCTTTAATTCGCAAAACTTTGAGATTGCAAAGAATCTTGACATCTTCGCCAGCCTGTTTCGCGAGATCGTTGTAAACTACGTTGATGATGTAAATCCCTCCGAGTTGATGAAGACTGGCATCGATGAGATGCTGTATTCGCTGGACCCCTATACCAATTTCATCCCGGAGTCGCAAATTGAGGACATGCGTTTTATGACCACCGGGCAATACGGTGGTATTGGGGCGCTGATCACAACACGTGGAGATTATACCATCATCACCGAACCCTATGAAGGCTTTCCGGCATACAAGGCAGGCCTGTTGCCCGGCGACCGCATCCTTGAAATCAGCGGGCAGTCGGCAAAGGGAAAATCCTCGGAAGATGTGCGCGAACTATTGAAGGGGCAACCCGGCACCACCCTGTCACTGCTGATTGAACGCGATGGGGAGCCTGAGCCATTTTTGAGGGATGTAATCCGTGAGGTAGTGACCATAAGCAACATACCCTATTATGGAATGCTGGATGAAAAAACCGGCTATATCAAGCTGACAGGCTTCACCCAGCATGCAGGCCGGGAGGTTAAGGAAGCCCTTAATGAATTAAAGGAAAATAACAATATTGAAAATATTGTGCTTGATTTGCGCGGCAACGGAGGAGGCTTGCTCAATGAAGCTGTAAACATCACTAATCTCTTTGTAGAAAAAGACGAATTGGTGGTAAGCACCCAGGGCAAGATAGCAGATCGCAACACAAACCACCGCACCCTCAATAACCCCATTGACACCGAAATTCCCCTGGTGGTATTGGTTGACAGGGGTTCTGCTTCTGCATCGGAGATTGTGGCTGGGGCTATCCAGGACTTCGACCGCGGAGTTATCCTTGGTCAGCGCACCTTTGGCAAAGGACTGGTGCAGAACGTGATCCCCCTGAGCTACAACACCCAACTGAAGGTCACGGTAGCCAAGTATTACATTCCCAGTGGACGTTGCATCCAGGCCATTGATTATGCCCAGCGCAACGAGGATGGCAGTGTTGCGCTGATTCCCGATTCATTGAAAAAAGCCTTTAACACCCGTAATGGTCGCGTGGTATATGATGGAGGCGGGATTGAACCCGATATAGCGGTGGACGCCCAGAGACTGAGCAACATCACCTTCGCCCTTGCCAGCCGCTTCCTGATCTTTGACTATGCCAACCAGTTTTACCGGGAGCATGAGAGCATTCCTCCTGCCGACCAGTTTGTGATCACCGATGAAATCTTTTTTGAATTTGTTGACTTCCTTTCCGACAAGGATTATGAATACGAAACCCGCAGCGAAAGGCTCCTGGAAGAATTGAAGGAAGCCTCGGCCCATGAAAAATATTTCAGCGCCATCGAAACGGAATATAAAGCCTTGCAGCAAAAGATGATGCACAACAAGGAAGAAGACCTGATCACCTTCAGGGAAGAAATCACGATGCTGCTGAAGGAAGAAATCGCCTCGCGCTACTATTATCAGAAAGGGCGTGTGCTGGCATCACTTTCACAGGATCAGGAAATTGCGCGTGCTCTGGAAATCCTGGCAAACGGAAACGGATACCAGAAGATTCTGGCTGTGCAACAGTAA
- a CDS encoding response regulator transcription factor gives MNVLIVEDEKSLAQEIADFLSKEHYLVEVSTTGMDASEKIAVNLYDFILLDLGLPDYDGLDLLREAREINHEAAFIIITARGEVDDRIKGLDLGADDYLAKPFSLAELNARMAAIARRKFGMKTNHIQFGDFLLDPLSRKVTCQDIEVDITKKQFDLLHYLLLSKNRALTRMQLYEHVWGNLLGDEYDSNFIDVHIKNLRKKLAEYAPVDWLETVRGVGYRANID, from the coding sequence ATGAATGTACTGATTGTAGAGGATGAAAAAAGCCTGGCACAAGAAATCGCCGACTTTCTCAGCAAGGAGCATTACCTGGTAGAAGTCTCCACCACAGGTATGGATGCTTCTGAAAAGATCGCTGTAAACCTTTACGATTTTATCCTGCTCGACCTGGGATTGCCCGACTATGATGGGCTTGACCTGTTGCGGGAGGCCAGAGAGATCAATCATGAGGCCGCTTTCATTATCATTACCGCCCGCGGAGAAGTGGACGACCGGATCAAAGGATTGGACCTGGGGGCTGATGATTACCTGGCCAAGCCTTTTTCACTTGCGGAGCTCAATGCCCGTATGGCTGCCATCGCCCGACGCAAATTCGGGATGAAAACCAACCACATTCAATTTGGCGACTTTTTGCTGGACCCTCTTTCCCGAAAGGTTACCTGCCAGGACATTGAAGTGGATATCACCAAAAAGCAGTTCGACCTGCTGCATTACCTCCTCCTCAGCAAGAACAGGGCGCTGACACGCATGCAGCTGTATGAGCATGTTTGGGGCAACCTGCTGGGAGATGAATACGACAGTAATTTCATTGATGTCCACATAAAGAACCTGCGAAAAAAACTGGCTGAATATGCCCCGGTCGACTGGCTTGAAACCGTCAGAGGTGTAGGATACAGGGCTAACATCGACTGA
- a CDS encoding HAMP domain-containing sensor histidine kinase — protein sequence MKLRYKLAWYNLLTKLIFVMIFLLVMPYFLERVNIIQTDNELINKREQVIGLIGEFGVEGLMAGNLDQGIGSYNILKQEYISLEPAPSDSLWNFIEVAQRRVDNEIIDYRVLNYSFIVDGETYLLEIGTSLDSIYETERNIRNITLILLGLFVIISFVADTTLARVLTRPLELITHKLRETKSPALFDRTPVQTTTTDFAYLDLTLNELMQKIDDLFTREKEITANISHELLTPISVLQSRLENLISNGDLKEQSAEKVSESLRTLHRLKGIINSLLLIARVENHQFIKNDNFPLQELLTEVIEEIEPVANDKGLDILTRFDCEQHLSKANRSLLFTLLFNIINNAVKFSGDTPAGPVEIHCYVEGNNFKVRIRDHGPGIPPEQAADLFQRFKKRKSPDGHGLGLAIAKTIADFHGIVIRLDSPSGQGTAFTLDFPADL from the coding sequence ATGAAGCTGCGCTACAAGCTTGCCTGGTATAATTTGCTTACGAAACTTATTTTCGTAATGATTTTCCTCCTGGTGATGCCTTATTTCCTGGAAAGGGTTAATATTATCCAGACGGATAATGAACTCATCAACAAACGGGAGCAAGTCATTGGACTCATTGGAGAGTTTGGGGTGGAAGGGCTTATGGCAGGAAATCTGGACCAGGGCATCGGCAGCTATAACATCCTGAAGCAGGAATACATCAGCCTTGAGCCAGCCCCTTCCGACAGTCTCTGGAACTTCATTGAAGTGGCCCAGCGCAGGGTGGACAACGAAATCATCGATTACCGGGTGCTCAACTATTCATTTATTGTGGATGGGGAAACCTATCTGCTGGAGATCGGCACCAGCCTCGACAGTATTTATGAGACCGAAAGAAACATCCGCAACATTACCCTGATCCTGCTTGGACTCTTTGTAATTATTTCCTTTGTGGCCGATACCACCCTGGCGCGCGTGCTCACCCGCCCGCTTGAATTGATCACCCATAAACTCAGGGAAACGAAAAGCCCGGCGCTCTTCGACCGGACGCCGGTACAAACAACTACCACCGATTTTGCCTATCTCGACCTTACGCTGAATGAGCTCATGCAAAAGATCGATGACCTCTTCACGCGAGAAAAGGAGATCACGGCCAATATTTCGCACGAGTTGCTAACCCCAATATCGGTGCTGCAAAGCCGCCTTGAAAACCTGATCAGCAATGGAGACCTGAAAGAGCAGAGTGCTGAAAAAGTATCAGAATCGCTGCGCACCCTTCATCGTCTGAAAGGCATCATCAACTCCCTCCTGCTCATAGCCAGGGTTGAGAATCACCAATTCATTAAAAACGACAACTTTCCCCTGCAGGAATTACTCACCGAGGTGATAGAAGAGATTGAGCCGGTAGCCAATGATAAGGGGCTTGATATCCTCACCCGCTTTGATTGCGAACAGCACCTCAGCAAGGCCAACCGTTCGCTTTTATTTACCTTGCTGTTTAATATCATCAACAACGCGGTGAAATTTTCGGGCGATACTCCGGCTGGACCGGTGGAGATTCATTGTTACGTTGAAGGGAACAACTTTAAAGTCAGGATCAGAGACCATGGACCGGGAATCCCTCCCGAACAGGCAGCAGACCTTTTTCAACGCTTCAAAAAACGCAAGTCGCCCGATGGGCATGGACTGGGACTAGCCATTGCCAAAACCATTGCCGATTTTCACGGAATTGTCATTCGACTGGATTCCCCATCCGGACAGGGCACTGCTTTCACGCTGGACTTTCCCGCAGATTTGTAA